GGAAACTGCTTTGAGTTGTAGTTCCTGCTGTAGTTTGCTAAAATGTACCTGCAGCCTGACCCGTCTTGGCCAACAGGCCTCCGAGCTCCAGAATGCTCTGCTCTTTAACACGCACCGCCTCCTCATCACTCTCCTGGACATCCCGCTTCACTGcaacatacagacagacaggtccCAGATTAGACTTAGAAAGACAACAATGCAAACTAAAGCAGGCGTTACTACTGGGGCTGGGTGCTTAATCCCACACAATAAACAATCGCGGGAAATTACTGGGCAATCTCAATCACCGGCCGTCACCCTGGTTCTAACTCCCCGGCCCCGTGAATACACCTCTCCTCCTTGACCACCAGGTCGCCGAGCTCGGAATCTTACAAATGACTGCCAGTCCAAAATATAGCATGTGCAGTCTGATATTGCAGGAGTGAGCTCTGATCGAACTTCTGACACCATCAGTACACTTATTTGATGGATAAAACTGGTAGGTTGTTGATCTTTTTGGCTTCAACCTTCGCTTTGGATTTTGGGTCTGTTGCATTTACCACCAAGCTAACCACTTCTGACACAGCATGACATCGTTTCCGTTTGATCAGTGTGCAGAGTGGAGATTGTTCTTCCATGATTATATTTACTTATATTGCGTGGTTGTACTGTTCTTTAATGCCACACTGCTTAAATAATTGTACGATGTCGGTTTcattacattatatatttaaaaaaaaagtggtaaTCACAATTAAAAGTTGAGATTGaacaatatgaaaataaatgtggaatttttttttaaccaccagCCCAGCCCTACATGCAACACTGTAGTTGATCCACCACGTAACTTACCAGAAGAatgcaacaacaacacacttgtTTGCAATTCAACTCAACTTGAATGTTTGtctgaagagaaatgaaaatagcATATTACATTTTATAGATTAAGATATAGAGGGAAACTGAAGAAGCAATCTTCACTTTCATCAGCAACAAGGAATTGACTGAAAGATGACAAGCAGGAGGGGAATACAGAGGTCTTGGGAGTCCTCAGTTGAACTTGGCTGAGGAGAGTGTTCATTTAAATCCAGTTATGTTCCCCAgcgaaaaataaataagacagaACAATTGCACCTCCTTGTCATTTGCTTAAAGTTACACTTGGCCCTGGCCATAAAACGAAAGCTCGTGACAGAGCCAACGACATTTCTCCATTAAAGCCTCACCATCATTTCCTCATCGGCCTGTCATCTACACATCTGATTTCCAAAGTGAGCAGTCATGCTCGATTTTCAAACGCTTTGCTACCGACTGTTCGCGACTCTCAGCTGTCTGGTTCGAAGCGCTTCGAATGTTGTCATCCTGGCGCGGCTGTCAACAAAGTCCCTGTCAAATGAATGAGCGGGAGCCGCTAGCCGgttagctgctgctgctgctgctgctgactcactGTGCGAGCGAGCGCTCAGGCGTGCTAATTAGCTTAGCTGCTAATGTGCTAACAACAAAGCTGCTCAACTAAGTCAACCGGTTTCGTTGAAACCCTTGACAGCAGCACAGCACGCAGCTCCGGGCCCCTCCGCGGCGCGCCGTGTGTCGTTACCTATTGAGTGCAGGATGTCAATGGAGGCGTTCCGGTCTGTTCCAAGAAGAGACTGGGCTCTCTGAAACTCAGCCACTGCCGCGGCTGCCATCTTTCCGCTCGTGCTTCTCCGTTCTGCTTCGTTGTTTTTCGGTCAGCGCGCGAACGCAGCGCGTGCAATACTGCCTCCCACTGGCAGCAAGGAGCGCTGCACCGGTTTCACAAAAGCCAGGATGTATTTTGTTTGAGAAAACTCGAATTCTCGTTGAGTTTAAATGCGTATATAAGCGATGGAAGAAGAAAGCCACCAGAACGTAGCCCAGGAGTTGTCTAAAATACTAGATCATGTTAAAAACTATAAAGGAGGTGAAAGTGACACCTTTCATCTCATCTACTCAAAACATAAGAAAATATAGCAAAGCACAATtctatcaaaataaaatctctCACTGTGCTTTCAAATGGTACAATATCATTAATAAGGTTATAAACATTTCATGTCAATGTGTCATGACTATACAAACCATGTCGATGCTCAGAACTAAAACAGGAATGCTAAAACCATTATCAGTCACAGACCTGGTTTCCCCTCGTTTTCACCCACTCATGCATTGTCATGACTGAATCATCTCTTGTTGAGCGCAGCATGGCCTTTACCAATGGTCCAGAAAGAACGACAAAGACATAAGAAAATAGGCTTTATTCACagataataaattaaaatttaaatatatCACCAAGTCAAAGGACGATGGAGAGATAATCACAGACCtgaaaaacagagacaaaatAAGGATTCTTTTCTCCAGATGAGTGTAAAGATGCAAATAAGAGTCATCTATATTCCCACAAACAAGACATTATCAAATTAcaatgatggggaaaaaaatctgggCCTGTTTACATGCAGTTTAATGTTTTCTATTTTCAGTAGGGCCATGTTAAAAGTTACCCTGCAGCTTATGAGCAGCGAGCTGGTGCTGTCGGTGTTGGAGGCCACAGAGAAGTCCGGGTTGTGGAGGCATTCCTCCATGTGCTCAGACACTCGAGACTCCAGAAGCTGGCACAGCACCTCAGCAGTGATGTTTCGATTCTATTtttgtccagcagggggagccatTGTGTCCAAAACAGAATCGGTATTGAAAATATTGATTATACATTTTCCGCGTGCAAGACATACACACCTTTGTGTTGATGTAAAGTCCACAAGTGCAGGAGATAAAGTGGCTGTTAACTGTCAGATGGTTTCTGTTGGACGTGAGAGGAAAACTGTATTAGATGATTTTAGAATTGATGATAAGATCTAAAAGAGAGTGCCACTTCTGTCAGAAAACATTAGTTTTGTAATGAGAAAGTATAAGACTCACACATGACACGCTGGGCAAATGACCGGTGTTTTGTCCATTCCATCCACAACCGATGAAATGTactgctgctccagctgcagATTCTTCTCATATTCGTCAATGATTGACATTTCTGTGGCAAAAAAATGGCTCAGTGATTCTCCTAAATGTCTTTTCACTTTAATCTGCACATGACTGTTTTACCATGGGACATGAGCTCCTGCTGGATTTCCTCAAACACCCTCAAGTCATCGTTTTCTCCAGTGAAGTTCAACGTCTGGGAAagacataaaacagtttcaaatgTGGAACAAAAGTATGGAAACCCCGATAAACTTGGACCGCAGTGTTCTGAGAAGGTTTAACCAGTGTTCAGATCTCAGTTGCTCTTCGGTTTAAATGAACGGATTGTTGAGTTGGACAACATGCCAGCAGAGCTGACCTCCACCATTCCCTCCGGTCCCCACAGCGACGGCAGCGTCAGGTCCTCCGCCTGCAGCGCGGACCACTcttcctccatcacctcctggACGATGATGGAGGCTCCGGAGCCGCTTCGCTGCGGACTGTCTCCCATCTGCCGGTATTTGGCCAGCAACCTGGACCTGCTGCCCTTGAGCCGGTCGACACATCGCTACAGAGCGGCACAGAAACCACGGCCATGAGACGGGTGTCAACAAACGTGCTAGCTAGTTAGCTTCGTTGCTTCCCCACCTTTCGGTACGTTTCTTTCCACGGCGGCGTCGTGCCCTTGTAGAGCGAACGGTGTCTTTGCAAGGCGTCCATCGATTAAGTCGAATCCGAATCAGGAATCAAACACATTCAGCCGCTGATGACACGCAAGTCCAAGTTGAAGTTTCTGACCGACAGGGCGGCCTTTTAGCTTATGATGACGCAAACCGGAACTACTTGCAAAGTGCATTCTGGGTAATGTAGTCAAGGCGCGAAACCAGGTCACGTCAGCCGTTAATCGTAGTTATTCGGTTTCCTGTTAATTTGGGACTTTCACGAGTGTAGAATTTAACGAAATATTGAACATTTAACTTGCCGTTTAtactttttatactttttttaatgtgaaatataTTTGGTACTGTTTTTACTTCTATTTTTGTGGTTTGTTGGCGTTTCTCGCATACAACGCTACATTTCTACTTTTTATTCACCTCGtttattaatgttttattttcaatgagcTCACAAGCCTCTGTCTGCATATTATAGTGTTAATGTGAGGCATTTTCTACTGAAGTGatttcattacatttaaaatgtaaaacgcTTCATTTCACTTGAATGATGGTAAATATATCAGCAGGTCCACCACCTTCTGCCTCCCGATTGAAGTATATCCATTCAGTTACTGAAGGAACAGAATACAAACCATAGTGAAACCAATCGACCAAAAGACTCGGCGCCTGATACAAGTGTGAATCAAACCTTGATCACGACTGGGCTTTGGTTTACAACGAGCCATGCAAATGAGGTGACAGGAACATTCGTCTTCATCAGGAGCAGCATTGATCCGTCCTCCATCAAGTCCCCATCGATCCCCCGTCCCTGAAGCATCATGCAGCTGGATTCCCTGCCGCGGCCTCATGGTCACCTTGCTGAGCGTCATCACCACCAAAGCGAAACAACACGGCAGCAAATCTGATGAGCAACAGAGGTCTGCTTTTTCATCCCTGACATCTTGGCGAGGGCATGCTCGGTGGAGCAACCCAGACTGTTCTGAGGCTGATCACAATCTGAGCCTCGAGGCTGCAGCGGCAACTCAATCGTCTGGAGATAAAGTCTGAAGTCTCATCATCCTGTCATTGTTGGGTTTGGGTCCTGAATCACTTGAGTCATGGAAGTAAAACTGAAAGGGAAGAGGAATGAATTCTGGCTGCATGGTGGAACAGATGAATGATGAGCAGCAAAGCTGGGGTGAAAGGTAAAGTACTGGAATCTATAGAGTGAATGAAAGAATGTTCTGGTGGAGTTTCATCAGTCAAACTGATGGACAGTCAACCCGGCTTCAGGATTTCGCCCTCTAGTGCTGAAGATGAACCAAGCAGCTGTTTAGCTCGCTTCATTGGAGGCCCAGCTCTGAACGAGCCGCTGTTCTCCCCTGAACCGACTCCAACATCTGGCAGTCTGCAGCAGTGATTCACAggtccgcctcctcctcctctctcggCTCGCTGGATCAGCACTCTGGACAGCGCACCCCCCTCCTCCGCGTCCACCCCCCTCTCACTGAGTGGACCGGCAGCGTCTGCGGCCAATGGCGCGCAAGTcgcggcagcagcagccaatCGCTAGCCGCCGTTTCTCCCCCACATCCAACCCGTGCGACTGCGGACGCCCGCATCCAGCAGCGGGTCTCCTCCACCTCGTCCCTGCAGCTCCGCaccagccatctggatcattGTGTTCCGATCACCTGAGCATCGATCACCTCCGTCGCCTGTGAGCCCTGTCCCTCCACCCTCGGCTCCCCATGGAAGGAACCTTCCAACCTGCTGCGAGACATTCCGCATCTGCTCCGCGTCCGCGGCCGCATCAACAAGCGGGGGCCTCCTCTTGAGGACCGGAGAACCTGTGGACCGGTGCCGGAGGGGGGGGGGCGGCATCGGAACCGAACCTCTGGACCCTGTAAGCTCCTTTATCTCGAAGTTGCAGGATGGATTTGGGAGGAAGCGGCGCGTAAGAAGAAGGTGAGTCCGCAACCATTGTAAATCACATCCTCCACCTGTCAATCACACACACGCGTGTGACTTCATCGGTCCTAAATTTCATCCTCGGacctgtggaggtgtgtgtgcgcgtgagtGTGAAGACAtgagggcagcagctgaagacgcctgctgctgagggagggagggcggggGTGAGGGGAGGGGGGTCTGTTTCCAAGGCTCCATTTTGAAGCTAAGATGGATGCTTGCGCACAATTACGGCCGATCTTGATCTTATATAAGCGGAAGCTGCGGGTGCGCGTGTGTCACAGCGAGGGAGCCCCACACACACCTGGGGACGGATCATTGACGAGCGCGTCGATTAGTAGTCTGGACCATGTGATGGAATGTGGGCGACACAGAGATGATGTTCTCTTCCTCCGGAGGAGAACAAGACTCCCATTCTCGCTTCAGTGTGACGCCTCCTGAGCGACACGCTGTTGTGGCTCGCGTCAACCTGACAGGTGATGAAAACACGTCTTtcatgacctcattctttgCTTTACACTCGGCTGCTGGCTTCCTCCTGCTACATGCCACTTTTCTCGCTCATTTGCCCTTATTCTTTGAAGACcctttcatgaaaaaaacaaacaacgttGTTTATATGCACTAATTAAATACATTCTCTTTAAAAATATGTTAACGAgtacaatattaaatattgcaCCATAAATCTCTTAAAtggacaaaatattgtttttatttttacatttgatgTTTCTTAATAATTGTCGAGAATTTTCCCCTCTATTTTTAGACCTGCCGTATTTAGAATTTATTCCAAGCTATTTTCTAATATGGATGGATGTTTACCATTCAATATTTTCTCATAATATTTCTCCTCTGATTACAtttaaacatatataaatatatcaatAGTTATATAACTGTTTTCTAGAATATGATATATTCATTTTTCTAcaacatcaaatcaaatcacgatatatatatatatatatatatatatatatatatatatatatatatatataaacatttatttaattaaaaaaaaatggttcaaAAAAGGAACCAAATAAGTCAACAATAACTTACATACACACATCTATTTTGAAGAGGAAAATTGTCTTTtaatatcctaaaataaaaccattatTGAAGACAAACCTCAAACCAGAGAGAAGTAAAAATATCTTCTGAAGTCCACAGATAATTTTAATGTTTTGGGCAAACTATCAAATGAGCTTCAAAAGAAGGAGCGAGCTCTCTGTCTTGAGATTCCGTTGTTTCCTGTGTTGATAAAAGTGCTTTCTGTTTCCAGGTTCCTTTAGAAGTGAGACGTCTGGGCTGATCCTCGAGTCTCCCCCggtgctgctcttcttctcccctcagtccctctgctgccccctgctgccatCATGGGAACTGTGCTCTCGCTCTCCCCGAGCTACAGGAAGGCGGCGCTGTTCGAGGACGGCCCGGCCACAGTGGGTCACTACACGGCCGTGCAGAACAGCAAGAACGCCAAGGACGCCGCCGCCACAGCCAAGTCCCTCAAGCGGCCGTCCATCATCaatgtgttgccatggaaacgcaTCGTGGCCGTGTCGGCCAAGAGGAAGGGCTCCAAGAAGCTG
The genomic region above belongs to Synchiropus splendidus isolate RoL2022-P1 chromosome 19, RoL_Sspl_1.0, whole genome shotgun sequence and contains:
- the rpain gene encoding RPA-interacting protein isoform X2, whose translation is MDALQRHRSLYKGTTPPWKETYRKRCVDRLKGSRSRLLAKYRQMGDSPQRSGSGASIIVQEVMEEEWSALQAEDLTLPSLWGPEGMVETLNFTGENDDLRVFEEIQQELMSHEMSIIDEYEKNLQLEQQYISSVVDGMDKTPVICPACHVNHLTVNSHFISCTCGLYINTKNRNITAEVLCQLLESRVSEHMEECLHNPDFSVASNTDSTSSLLISCRVCDYLSIVL
- the rpain gene encoding RPA-interacting protein isoform X1, which codes for MDALQRHRSLYKGTTPPWKETYRKRCVDRLKGSRSRLLAKYRQMGDSPQRSGSGASIIVQEVMEEEWSALQAEDLTLPSLWGPEGMVETLNFTGENDDLRVFEEIQQELMSHEMSIIDEYEKNLQLEQQYISSVVDGMDKTPVICPACHVNHLTVNSHFISCTCGLYINTKNRNITAEVLCQLLESRVSEHMEECLHNPDFSVASNTDSTSSLLISCRVTFNMALLKIENIKLHVNRPRFFSPSL